The genomic window TCACGAATCTTCGATCCATTGCATCTTCATCAATCAGTAGCCGAATGTCGCTCATGCGGAATAGTTTGGATTAGCAAGTTGTTGTTCATACGCCAATTTTTCAGCTGTTAGGTAAGACTCAATTTCTTCTCGGTTGAGATGATAGTAAGCTAAAGCTGCATAAACTTGCGCTAAAGTGACATTGCCCATGCGCTCAACAATGTCTTCAGCATTTAATCCTTTCTTATACCAAGCTGCAATTCGTTGCACAGAAACTCTTGTATTGGCAATACGAGGACGACCTCCTAAAATACCTGCTGTTGAGACGATGAGTGTGCCAATATCACTTGTAGCGGTCATGGATCAAAATTTCCTTGACTTTGTTCACACAGACCATTCTATAAGGGAGAAGGGAATCATCAATGATCAAAATGGATTAAAGAACTGGTCAACAGTTAGTTGTAGTTCTGGGAAAATGTGCGATTGTATAAAGTCATCATTCTTAAACTGTTGTATTTCATATTCCCCATCAACCAGAGTACAGACACTCAAGGTGGGTTGTTTAGGGGAACCAATGTAGCGACGACCCCCAATTCCAAGGTAATCCGCAATCCAATATTCTTCGATGCCAATACTTTCATAATCAGACAGTTTGAGTGCATAATCATCGCGCCAGTTCGTTGAAACCACTTCTACCACTAGCTTGAGGGATTTTCCAGACTCAATGATTGAGGAACTTTCCCATCTGGATTCATCGGCTAAACCGGCGCGATCTACCACAGCAATATCCGGTTCATAGCCTGTATCGTCAGATATCTTGATAATACACTCTCTGGGGATAAAGTAAGGGACTTGCATTTGATCAATCGCGTAGTTTAATTTTTTGATGCCAAACCCTGTAATCTCTGAGTGTTTTCCCTTGGGCTTTGGCATCTCAACAATTACCCCTCGTCTTAGTTCATAGTTGATTTCTGAAGTTTCTGGATACCAATCAATAAATTCATTGAATGATAGGGGTACTTTCTCACTTGCTGCAATCATTGAGATTACTTCTCCTGTAGATTATTGAATCTGTGGTGATTGCCCCTCTATACTAACGAGAGGTTAGGCAGTTTCAGCGACTATAGGGTTGCTCTAGCTTCAAGCCTGGTATAACTCGATAGTGCTTTACGTTGAAAGTGCAGAGAGTTGCATTTTGCCCAACGGCACAAGCAGCAATCAAGGCATCAATCAAACCGACTTTATGGGACAGATGATAGGCTGTGAAATCAGACAAAGCACGGGCACAATCAGTTTCAGTAGGCCAAACAATTGGCAACGGGGCTACCATCTGTAGAACTTTACGAACTTGCTGTTTGTTTTCGGCATCTTGAATTAATTCCATTACCACAAATCGAGGAAGGTTTGGCAGTTCTCCAAGAGAGGTAAACCAAGCAAGCGCAGGTGCATAACTTCGCTGAATATCAATCATGATATCAGTATCAACCAGGTACATTGCTATTTATTGTCGCTCTCGGTTTTCAGCATCCTGACGCAAGTTTCGAGCATGTTTCTGACTATCCGAAATGTCAGGGCGAGAACCAACTACCCCAATGCTTTCCCAATAGGCAACCAGTTCTACCCCTGTTTTGGGAGGATTTTGAAGAAAAGGGCGAAAGGAGAGAACACGCAGAATGTACTCTGCTAAAGGCAATTTAAGCTGAGAAGCCTCGGTGGCTAGTTCGTGTTCTAGTTCTGAAGGTATCTCCAAAGTGATGTTTTTAGCCATATTCTCCTTTAGTACAAT from Cyanobacteria bacterium GSL.Bin1 includes these protein-coding regions:
- a CDS encoding DUF433 domain-containing protein, with the protein product MTATSDIGTLIVSTAGILGGRPRIANTRVSVQRIAAWYKKGLNAEDIVERMGNVTLAQVYAALAYYHLNREEIESYLTAEKLAYEQQLANPNYSA
- a CDS encoding Uma2 family endonuclease, coding for MIAASEKVPLSFNEFIDWYPETSEINYELRRGVIVEMPKPKGKHSEITGFGIKKLNYAIDQMQVPYFIPRECIIKISDDTGYEPDIAVVDRAGLADESRWESSSIIESGKSLKLVVEVVSTNWRDDYALKLSDYESIGIEEYWIADYLGIGGRRYIGSPKQPTLSVCTLVDGEYEIQQFKNDDFIQSHIFPELQLTVDQFFNPF
- a CDS encoding PIN domain-containing protein, which translates into the protein MYLVDTDIMIDIQRSYAPALAWFTSLGELPNLPRFVVMELIQDAENKQQVRKVLQMVAPLPIVWPTETDCARALSDFTAYHLSHKVGLIDALIAACAVGQNATLCTFNVKHYRVIPGLKLEQPYSR